The genomic interval GTGCCGCGGACATTGCCATGTATGAATCTAAAAAAATTCAAAACCATGCTCTAATTTTTCAAGGCAGCATGCAAGAAGAGTACCTAAAACATGTCAAAATTGAACATGAACTGAGAAAAGCTATAGCACATAATGAGCTCTTTATGGTCTATCAGCCTCAAATAGATAATGCTGGCTATATTCATGGCGTCGAAGCGTTAGTAAGGTGGAAAAGTGGCACACTTGGCATAGTTCCACCCGACCAGTTTATACCGGTGGCAGAGGCGTCTGGACAAATGGTAAAGATCGGGTATTTTATTATTTCGCGTACCCTCAAAGAGATGAAAGAGGTGCAGAGGGCTTTGGGAACAACCTTTCAAACATCGATTAATATCTCTGTACGTCAATTTATGGAAGCGGAATTTTTTGCACAGCTCTTAAACGCCCTTCGTGACAGTGAAATGAATCAACTTTCTCTCACCATCGAAATTACCGAAAATCTTTTTATCGAAGATATTGACTACATCGTTCCTCTGTTACATGCGATACAAAAATGTGGCATTCAAATTTCAATGGATGACTTTGGAACAGGCTACTCGTCGTTAAATATGTTGAGACGATTGCCTATTGATGAGTTAAAAATAGATAAAAGTTTTATCGACACCATCGTCGAAGATGAAACCGCTCAAAAAATGGTTCAAAATATTATAGCGATTGGGAAAAATCTCAACATGACCGTTTTAGCTGAAGGGGTTGAAACCAAAGAGCAAAGAGCTTTGCTAACCACTTTTGGATGTGATCGATTTCAAGGATACTACTTTTCAAAACCCTTGCTCAAAGATGACCTGATCGCTTTTTTTCAAAAGAATCAGAATAAACCCACATAAAAATTATTAGCTTCTAAAAACCTCTACACTAGAAAAAATGACCCATTTTCTAAATACTTGGGTAAAATAATAAAAAAATTACCCACGTTTGTAATACTTGGGTAATTTGCTACAAAAATGACGCACATCAAAGGGGTTTCATGGCTGATGAGTACATACCCGCACCGCTTCCGCTCACCATAGAGCTAGAGACAAAAGCAATTCTTAAAAAAGTCATCAGCGCTAACCGTGCCTTAGCCGAACTCAAAGGTGTGGCGAACTCCATCCCCAATCAGCACATCTTGATCAATGCCCTCTCGTTGCAAGAAGCCAAAGACTCTTCGGAGATTGAAAATATCATTACCACGCACGATGAATTGTACCGTGCGAGTGTGAGCAGTGTAGCTATTTCACAGCAAGCCAAAGAGGTGCAACGCTACCGCGAAGCACTTTATACTGGGTTTTCACTGATTGGGGAGCATCGTTTATTGCTTAAAAAACATATCATCGAGATTCAAAAAGTGTTAGAGGGCAATGATGCAGGTATGCGCTCACAAAGCGGAACGGTGCTTAAAAATGAACAGAGCGGCGAAGTCGTTTTTATGCCACCGCAAAATCCACAAACCATCCATGAGCTGATGGATAATTTGGAGCAGTACATCAACACGCCCAAGCTCGATGACCTTGATGCGCTCATCAAAATGGCGATAGTGCATTATCAGTTTGAAGCGATTCACCCTTTTTACGATGGCAACGGACGAACGGGGCGCATCGTCAACATCCTTTTCCTGATGCTCAGTGGACTTTTAGATATACCCATTT from Sulfurospirillum multivorans DSM 12446 carries:
- a CDS encoding Fic family protein: MADEYIPAPLPLTIELETKAILKKVISANRALAELKGVANSIPNQHILINALSLQEAKDSSEIENIITTHDELYRASVSSVAISQQAKEVQRYREALYTGFSLIGEHRLLLKKHIIEIQKVLEGNDAGMRSQSGTVLKNEQSGEVVFMPPQNPQTIHELMDNLEQYINTPKLDDLDALIKMAIVHYQFEAIHPFYDGNGRTGRIVNILFLMLSGLLDIPILYLSSHIIKNKSEYYRLLRAVSSEGAWQEWVLYMLEGVEQTAQKSIVLINAINTTMQESKEIILKALPKLYSKELLELLFKHPYTKINFLVEELGITRKTATNYLKALEEIGILASEKKGREVYFINKRLFELLKNSSI